The Thermosynechococcus sp. genome has a segment encoding these proteins:
- the queF gene encoding preQ(1) synthase, which produces MQVSEMKYGERAIQEGRLITFPNPRPGRQYTIEITLPEFTCKCPFSGYPDFATLYVSYIPHEKVVELKAIKLYINSYRDRYISHEEAVNQVLDDLVAACDPLYMKIKGDFAPRGNVHTIITVEHHRQPDSSC; this is translated from the coding sequence ATGCAAGTATCAGAAATGAAGTACGGCGAACGCGCCATTCAAGAAGGCCGACTGATTACATTTCCCAACCCCCGTCCCGGTCGGCAATACACTATTGAGATTACCCTGCCGGAGTTTACCTGCAAGTGTCCATTTTCAGGCTATCCTGACTTTGCGACCCTCTATGTCAGCTATATTCCCCATGAAAAGGTGGTGGAACTGAAGGCCATTAAGCTGTACATCAACAGTTATCGCGATCGCTACATTTCCCACGAAGAAGCTGTGAATCAAGTTCTCGATGATCTTGTGGCTGCCTGTGACCCCCTCTACATGAAAATCAAAGGGGACTTTGCCCCCCGTGGCAATGTACATACCATCATTACGGTCGAACACCATCGCCAGCCGGACAGTTCGTGCTAA
- a CDS encoding fasciclin domain-containing protein, which translates to MATIVDIAVNTPGFSTLVTAVKVANLVEALQSPGPFTVFAPNDDAFAKLPDGTITSLVQNPPQLGRILKYHVVAGAYKAADLKRMGTVTSLEGSTIPIHGDNPLEVKNATVLAADIEAENGIIHVIDTVILMGLDPAHSFQDTNIPYKV; encoded by the coding sequence ATGGCAACCATCGTTGATATTGCAGTGAATACTCCCGGCTTTTCCACACTAGTCACTGCTGTAAAAGTGGCCAATCTGGTGGAAGCCCTACAGTCGCCGGGACCTTTTACAGTGTTTGCCCCCAATGATGACGCCTTCGCCAAGTTGCCCGATGGCACCATTACCTCCCTTGTGCAAAATCCTCCCCAGTTAGGGCGGATTCTCAAGTACCATGTGGTTGCTGGTGCCTACAAAGCAGCAGACCTGAAAAGGATGGGCACCGTCACTTCCCTCGAAGGTTCCACCATTCCTATTCATGGTGATAATCCCCTTGAGGTGAAAAACGCCACGGTTCTTGCTGCCGACATAGAAGCGGAGAACGGTATTATCCATGTCATTGACACCGTCATCCTGATGGGATTGGATCCAGCCCACTCCTTTCAGGACACCAACATTCCCTACAAAGTCTAG
- a CDS encoding NAD-dependent succinate-semialdehyde dehydrogenase: MAIASVNPTTAEVLKTFSPLGAEEVEKAIAQAAMAFETYRLTSFEQRGQWLGNTANLLQQQREALARLMTLEMGKPITEARAEIDKCAWVCRYYAEQGATFLQPEFIPTEASYSAIHYQPLGIILAVMPWNFPFWQVFRFAAPALMAGNVALLKHASNVPQCALAIAHLLSEAGFPEGVFQTLLIPGSAVADLVADPRIKAATLTGSEAAGKSLAQAAGQHLKKTVLELGGSDPFIVMPSANISQAIATAVQARMINNGQSCIAAKRFIVHEAVYDTFAEGMKAAFESWVIGDPLAPTTQLGPLATAAIRDELHAQVALALSHGAKVFYRRSLDLPTQQGYFFAPTILTEVTPDNPVFTQELFGPVAVLFRVSSLTAAIQLANATPFGLGASAWTQREEEAALLVRDLEAGVVFINGMVKSDPRLPFGGMKTSGYGRELGRAGLLEFVNIKTVCRWG, translated from the coding sequence ATGGCAATCGCGTCCGTTAATCCCACAACTGCTGAGGTCTTAAAAACCTTTTCTCCCTTGGGGGCTGAGGAAGTGGAGAAAGCCATTGCCCAAGCGGCGATGGCCTTTGAGACCTATCGCCTGACATCCTTTGAACAGCGTGGCCAGTGGCTAGGAAACACGGCAAATCTCCTGCAACAGCAGCGGGAGGCTCTTGCTCGCCTTATGACCCTTGAGATGGGCAAACCGATTACAGAGGCCCGGGCTGAAATTGACAAATGTGCGTGGGTTTGTCGTTACTATGCCGAGCAGGGGGCAACTTTCCTGCAGCCTGAATTCATTCCTACGGAGGCAAGCTACAGCGCCATTCATTACCAGCCCCTTGGCATTATTCTGGCGGTGATGCCGTGGAATTTTCCCTTTTGGCAGGTATTTCGTTTTGCGGCACCGGCTTTAATGGCGGGGAATGTGGCTCTGCTCAAGCATGCTTCTAATGTGCCGCAGTGCGCACTGGCGATCGCTCATCTGTTGAGTGAAGCGGGCTTTCCTGAAGGGGTCTTTCAAACCCTGCTGATCCCTGGCAGTGCTGTTGCTGATCTGGTGGCGGATCCACGGATTAAGGCGGCTACCCTCACCGGCAGCGAAGCAGCGGGCAAAAGTCTCGCCCAAGCAGCGGGTCAGCACCTCAAGAAAACGGTTCTAGAACTGGGGGGGAGTGATCCTTTTATTGTGATGCCCAGCGCCAATATCTCCCAGGCGATCGCCACCGCGGTCCAAGCGCGCATGATTAACAATGGCCAGTCCTGCATTGCCGCCAAACGCTTTATTGTCCATGAGGCGGTCTATGACACCTTTGCCGAGGGTATGAAAGCTGCCTTTGAGTCCTGGGTAATTGGTGATCCCTTGGCACCCACCACCCAACTCGGCCCCCTGGCCACTGCCGCCATTCGCGATGAGCTCCACGCCCAAGTTGCACTCGCCCTGAGTCATGGTGCCAAGGTATTTTACCGCCGCTCTCTAGATCTGCCGACCCAGCAGGGGTATTTCTTTGCGCCGACAATTTTGACAGAGGTAACTCCCGATAACCCCGTATTTACCCAAGAGCTGTTTGGGCCTGTGGCCGTGCTCTTTCGGGTATCGTCCCTGACTGCGGCAATTCAACTGGCCAATGCCACACCCTTTGGTTTAGGCGCCAGTGCTTGGACACAAAGGGAGGAGGAAGCGGCGTTACTGGTGCGGGATCTGGAAGCTGGGGTTGTCTTTATTAACGGAATGGTCAAGTCTGATCCCCGTCTGCCCTTTGGGGGGATGAAGACCTCCGGCTATGGCCGTGAACTGGGACGGGCAGGACTTTTGGAATTTGTTAACATCAAAACCGTTTGTCGCTGGGGCTAA